In Nonomuraea sp. NBC_00507, the following are encoded in one genomic region:
- a CDS encoding CGNR zinc finger domain-containing protein, translated as MELLIGEPLALDLVNTRARDFDALDAPGDFQTWLARQADRLTLPSAPLTTAGLAAVRRLRGQVESALNAVREGAPPPDAAVAALNEAARAAPPYRVLEWRDGTFRTGTGRDGDDLARLLAQLAEAAADLLTDPAAGRIRGCEGPDCRMVFLPAHPRRRWCSPDLCGNRVRVARYYQRHKST; from the coding sequence ATGGAGCTCCTGATCGGTGAGCCGCTCGCGCTGGACCTGGTCAACACCCGCGCGCGGGACTTCGACGCCCTTGACGCGCCCGGGGACTTCCAGACGTGGCTCGCCCGCCAGGCCGATCGGCTCACCCTGCCGTCGGCCCCACTCACGACCGCCGGGCTGGCGGCCGTCCGCCGCCTGCGCGGCCAGGTGGAGTCGGCGCTCAACGCCGTGCGCGAGGGCGCACCGCCGCCGGACGCGGCGGTCGCCGCGCTCAACGAGGCGGCTCGCGCCGCGCCGCCCTACCGCGTGCTGGAGTGGCGGGACGGCACCTTCCGCACCGGCACGGGCCGGGACGGCGACGACCTGGCCCGCTTGCTCGCCCAACTGGCCGAGGCCGCGGCCGACCTGCTCACCGACCCGGCCGCGGGCCGGATCCGGGGCTGCGAGGGCCCCGACTGCCGCATGGTGTTCCTGCCTGCTCACCCGCGCCGCCGCTGGTGTTCACCCGATCTGTGCGGCAACCGGGTGCGCGTGGCCCGCTACTACCAGCGCCACAAGAGCACCTGA
- a CDS encoding beta-N-acetylhexosaminidase — translation MIPRPELLTHLSATYELTAGATVSGDLVDAVRLALPVLDLRPGDSGEIDVRRDPALGEEAYRLTVGSRGVEIVAGGRAGAFYAAQSLHQLLPGASYRSAGPASWTAPGVRIEDAPRFSWRGLHLDVARHFFPKREILRLVDLMAVHKLNRLHLHLVDDQGWRVESRAYPLLHEVASHRTRTAVNSYGEPEAYDDVPHGGYYTLDDLAEIGAYARARCVTVVPEIDVPGHASAILAAYPAFGATSERHDVLDRWGISPAILSPLPPTVEFLATIFDELMGALGETPYVHIGGDEVVLDHWAGSAEITAYRDSLGLATANDLQAWFLRRLADTLAERGARAVVWDEAFVSGGLRQDTVVMPWRGMGVGRRAAAAGHDVVATPVFPLYFDYAESATADEPMAIGDAITVEDVAAFRPAPEEWTDEERARVVGAQAQLWTERVPDARTVDYRMWPRACALAEVAWSGTGQEGFAGRLEEHLGRLDAIGVEYRPLAGPHPWQRRRPHRPSGVRVADVMSRIEGMTHDPESTRPSM, via the coding sequence ATGATTCCTCGCCCTGAGCTGCTCACCCACCTGTCCGCCACTTATGAGCTGACCGCGGGCGCCACCGTGTCCGGCGACCTGGTGGACGCCGTGCGCCTGGCCCTCCCTGTGCTCGACCTGCGTCCCGGCGACTCGGGTGAGATCGACGTCCGGCGGGATCCCGCGCTGGGCGAGGAGGCCTACCGGCTGACGGTCGGCTCGCGGGGCGTCGAGATCGTGGCCGGCGGGCGGGCCGGCGCCTTCTACGCGGCGCAGTCGCTGCACCAGCTGCTGCCCGGCGCCTCTTACCGGTCCGCTGGGCCCGCGTCGTGGACTGCACCCGGGGTGCGGATCGAGGACGCGCCGCGGTTCTCCTGGCGAGGGTTGCACCTGGACGTGGCCCGGCATTTCTTCCCCAAGCGGGAGATCCTGCGCCTGGTGGACCTGATGGCGGTGCACAAGCTCAACCGGCTCCACCTGCACCTGGTGGACGACCAGGGGTGGCGGGTGGAGAGCCGGGCCTACCCGCTGCTGCACGAGGTCGCCTCCCACCGGACGCGTACGGCGGTCAACTCCTACGGGGAGCCGGAGGCGTACGACGACGTCCCGCACGGCGGCTACTACACACTCGACGACCTGGCGGAGATCGGGGCCTATGCCCGGGCGCGGTGCGTCACGGTCGTTCCCGAGATCGACGTGCCGGGGCACGCGTCGGCGATCCTCGCGGCGTACCCGGCGTTCGGGGCCACCAGCGAGCGGCACGACGTGCTGGACCGGTGGGGCATCTCCCCCGCGATCCTGTCGCCGCTGCCGCCGACCGTGGAGTTCCTGGCCACGATCTTCGACGAGCTGATGGGGGCGCTGGGCGAGACACCATACGTGCACATCGGCGGCGACGAGGTGGTGCTCGACCATTGGGCCGGGTCGGCGGAGATCACGGCGTACCGGGACTCGCTGGGCCTGGCCACCGCCAACGATCTGCAGGCGTGGTTCCTGCGGCGGCTGGCGGACACGCTGGCCGAGCGGGGGGCGCGGGCCGTGGTCTGGGACGAGGCGTTCGTCAGCGGCGGGCTGCGGCAGGACACCGTCGTCATGCCGTGGCGCGGCATGGGCGTGGGCCGACGCGCCGCCGCCGCCGGACACGACGTGGTGGCCACGCCGGTGTTCCCGCTGTACTTCGACTACGCCGAGTCGGCCACGGCCGACGAGCCGATGGCCATCGGGGACGCGATCACCGTTGAGGATGTGGCCGCGTTCCGGCCGGCGCCTGAGGAGTGGACGGACGAGGAGCGCGCCCGGGTCGTGGGGGCGCAGGCGCAGTTGTGGACCGAGCGGGTGCCGGACGCCCGCACGGTGGACTACCGCATGTGGCCGCGGGCCTGCGCGCTCGCCGAGGTGGCCTGGTCGGGCACCGGCCAGGAGGGCTTCGCCGGGCGGCTGGAGGAGCACCTGGGGCGGCTGGACGCGATCGGGGTGGAATATCGCCCGCTCGCCGGGCCGCACCCGTGGCAGCGGCGGCGGCCGCACCGGCCGAGCGGCGTGCGGGTGGCGGACGTGATGTCCCGCATCGAGGGCATGACGCACGACCCGGAGTCCACCCGGCCGAGCATGTAG
- the purF gene encoding amidophosphoribosyltransferase — MLKGDGRLGHDLDLDDRAPKDACGVFGVWAPGEEVSKLTYYGLYALQHRGQESAGIAVSEGSRILVYKDMGLVAQVFDESVLGTLRGHLAIGHCRYSTTGSSVWENAQPTLSSTDVGGLALAHNGNLINTPELAQRLTPGSTRATTDTEVLTTLLAQDRTRSVEDAAAELLPQVKGAYSLVFMDEKTLYAARDPQGIRPMVLGRLERGWVVASETAALDIVGATFVREIEPGELLTIDERGVRSRRFALAEPKGCLFEYVYLARPDTTIAGRGVQVTRVEVGRVLAREHPVEADLVIPTPESGTPAAVGYAQESGIPYGQGLVKNSYVGRTFIQPSQTIRQLGIRLKLNPLREVVEGKRLVVVDDSIVRGNTQRAIVKMLREAGAREVHVRISSPPVAWPCFYGIDFATRAELIAGSLTVEEIRASLGADSLGYISLEGLTKATTLPADRLCRACFDGSYPIPIDQDNVGKFVLETKA; from the coding sequence GTGCTGAAGGGCGACGGCCGACTCGGCCATGACCTGGACCTCGATGACCGCGCTCCTAAAGACGCCTGTGGCGTCTTCGGCGTCTGGGCTCCGGGCGAGGAAGTCTCAAAACTGACCTACTACGGGCTGTACGCGTTGCAGCATCGCGGCCAGGAGTCCGCGGGCATCGCAGTCAGTGAGGGCAGCCGCATTCTCGTTTACAAGGACATGGGCCTGGTGGCTCAGGTCTTCGACGAGTCTGTGCTGGGCACCCTCCGCGGTCACCTGGCCATCGGCCACTGCCGCTATTCCACGACCGGATCGAGTGTGTGGGAGAACGCGCAGCCCACGCTGAGCTCCACCGACGTCGGTGGCCTCGCGCTCGCGCACAACGGCAACCTGATCAACACTCCGGAGCTGGCCCAGCGCCTGACTCCAGGGTCCACCAGGGCCACCACTGACACCGAGGTCCTGACCACGCTGCTGGCCCAGGACCGCACCCGCTCCGTCGAGGACGCGGCCGCCGAGCTGCTTCCGCAGGTCAAGGGCGCCTACTCGCTCGTGTTCATGGACGAGAAGACGCTCTACGCGGCCCGCGATCCGCAGGGCATCCGCCCGATGGTGCTCGGCCGTCTCGAACGCGGCTGGGTGGTGGCCTCGGAGACGGCCGCGCTGGACATCGTGGGCGCCACGTTCGTCCGCGAGATCGAGCCGGGCGAGCTGCTCACCATCGACGAGCGCGGCGTGCGGTCGCGCCGCTTCGCGCTGGCCGAGCCGAAGGGCTGCCTGTTCGAGTACGTCTACCTCGCCCGCCCCGACACCACCATCGCGGGACGCGGCGTGCAGGTCACCCGGGTCGAGGTGGGCCGCGTGCTGGCCCGCGAACATCCCGTGGAGGCCGACCTGGTCATCCCCACGCCGGAGTCCGGCACCCCGGCCGCCGTGGGTTACGCCCAGGAGAGCGGGATCCCCTACGGGCAGGGCCTGGTCAAAAACTCCTACGTGGGCCGCACCTTCATCCAGCCCTCCCAGACCATCCGCCAGCTCGGCATCCGGCTCAAGCTCAACCCGCTGCGCGAGGTCGTCGAGGGCAAGCGGCTGGTGGTCGTGGACGACTCGATCGTGCGGGGCAACACCCAGCGCGCCATCGTCAAGATGTTGCGCGAGGCGGGGGCGCGTGAGGTGCACGTACGCATCTCCTCGCCGCCCGTGGCCTGGCCGTGCTTCTACGGCATCGACTTCGCCACCAGGGCCGAGCTGATCGCGGGCTCGCTGACCGTGGAGGAGATCCGGGCCTCGCTCGGTGCCGACTCGCTCGGCTACATCTCCCTGGAGGGTCTGACCAAGGCCACCACGCTGCCGGCCGATCGCCTCTGCAGGGCCTGCTTCGACGGCTCCTACCCCATCCCCATCGACCAGGACAACGTGGGCAAGTTCGTGTTGGAGACGAAGGCGTGA
- a CDS encoding Glu/Leu/Phe/Val family dehydrogenase, whose amino-acid sequence MTDVFGSSHKDVHEQVVFCADEQSGLRAIIAIHNTALGPALGGTRFYPYESEHAALSDVLNLAKGMAYKNALAGLDLGGGKAVIIGDPAQDKNEALLRAYGRFVESLGGRYITACDVGTYSEDMDIVARESRFVTGRTLANGGAGDSSILTAFGVFQGMRASAERVYGTPSLHGKRVGVEGVGKVGHRLVELLREDGAEVVICDVSPKAIERVRLRHPEVDVVADARALTSADIDVFAPCALGGALDDDTVARLKAKIVCGAANNQLAHPGVEKQLAERGILYAPDYVVNSGGVIQVADEIKGFDMDRARSKAAQIYDTTLKIFRIAADEGVPPAVAADRLAERRMSEVGRIRAIWLGH is encoded by the coding sequence GTGACCGACGTCTTCGGCTCGTCCCACAAGGACGTCCACGAGCAGGTCGTGTTCTGCGCCGACGAGCAGAGCGGCCTGCGTGCCATCATCGCCATCCACAACACCGCCCTGGGGCCGGCGTTGGGGGGCACCAGGTTCTATCCGTACGAGAGCGAGCATGCGGCCCTCTCCGACGTGCTCAACCTGGCCAAGGGCATGGCGTATAAGAACGCCCTGGCCGGCCTGGACCTGGGCGGCGGCAAGGCCGTCATCATCGGCGATCCGGCCCAGGACAAGAACGAGGCGCTGCTGCGCGCGTACGGCAGGTTCGTCGAGTCGCTCGGCGGACGCTACATCACCGCCTGCGACGTCGGCACCTACAGCGAGGACATGGACATCGTCGCCCGTGAGTCGCGCTTCGTCACCGGCCGCACCCTGGCCAACGGCGGGGCGGGGGATTCGTCCATCCTGACGGCGTTCGGCGTGTTCCAGGGCATGCGTGCCTCGGCCGAGCGGGTTTACGGCACACCGTCGCTGCACGGCAAGCGGGTCGGCGTCGAAGGGGTCGGCAAAGTGGGCCACCGTCTGGTCGAGCTCCTGCGCGAAGACGGCGCCGAGGTCGTGATCTGCGATGTGAGCCCCAAGGCGATCGAACGCGTCCGCCTGCGTCACCCGGAAGTGGACGTGGTGGCCGATGCCAGGGCCCTGACGTCGGCCGACATCGACGTGTTCGCGCCGTGCGCGCTGGGCGGCGCGCTCGATGACGACACCGTGGCTCGGCTGAAAGCGAAAATCGTTTGCGGTGCGGCCAACAATCAACTGGCCCACCCGGGGGTCGAGAAGCAACTCGCCGAACGCGGGATCCTGTACGCGCCCGACTACGTCGTGAATTCCGGCGGGGTGATCCAGGTCGCCGACGAGATCAAGGGCTTCGACATGGATCGGGCCAGGTCCAAGGCCGCCCAGATCTATGACACGACTCTGAAGATCTTCCGAATTGCGGCCGATGAGGGCGTTCCTCCCGCGGTCGCAGCGGATAGGCTAGCTGAGCGCAGAATGTCGGAAGTCGGGCGTATTCGGGCTATTTGGCTGGGCCACTGA
- the bldC gene encoding developmental transcriptional regulator BldC, with protein sequence MSARTPEAEPLLTPAEVATMFRVDPKTVTRWAKAGKLTSIRTLGGHRRYRETEVRALLAGIPQQRSE encoded by the coding sequence ATGTCAGCTCGTACACCCGAGGCCGAGCCACTGCTTACGCCCGCTGAGGTCGCCACCATGTTCAGGGTCGACCCCAAGACCGTCACGCGGTGGGCCAAGGCGGGCAAGTTGACGTCGATTCGCACCCTGGGCGGTCATCGGCGTTACCGGGAGACCGAGGTTCGGGCACTGCTCGCGGGCATTCCGCAGCAGCGCTCGGAGTGA
- a CDS encoding N-acetylmuramoyl-L-alanine amidase yields MRALPASVFAVCGLIASACGGTGSGGAAAGQAAPATAVQQQAPAQRQATAKDGPTESKPLDGKVVVVDPGHNGGNWRDPAAINRKVNVLTKWKPCDTTGTATNNGYSEAAFTWDVSTRLAKILRSRGATVKLTRTSNTGVGPCITERAAIGNEANADAAISVHADGSASGHRGFHVIIPKKINGPVDKVVGKSNRLGLAVRDAFAEGTGLPYSTYIGRDALIHRKDLGGLNLSTVPKVFIESGNMRNAVEAAKFQDPKFRQKIAVALANGLQHYLEA; encoded by the coding sequence ATGCGTGCTCTACCAGCGTCAGTATTCGCCGTCTGCGGCCTGATCGCCTCCGCGTGCGGCGGCACCGGCTCCGGTGGCGCCGCGGCAGGTCAGGCCGCTCCCGCGACCGCCGTGCAGCAGCAGGCTCCGGCACAGCGGCAGGCCACGGCGAAGGACGGGCCGACGGAGAGCAAGCCGCTGGACGGCAAGGTCGTCGTCGTCGACCCCGGCCACAACGGCGGCAACTGGCGTGACCCTGCGGCCATCAACCGCAAGGTCAACGTGCTGACCAAGTGGAAGCCCTGCGACACGACCGGCACCGCCACCAACAACGGCTACAGCGAGGCCGCCTTCACGTGGGACGTCTCCACCCGCCTCGCCAAGATCCTCAGGAGCCGCGGCGCCACGGTCAAGCTGACCAGGACGAGCAACACCGGCGTCGGCCCGTGCATCACCGAGCGCGCCGCGATCGGCAACGAGGCCAATGCGGACGCCGCGATCTCCGTGCACGCCGACGGCTCGGCCTCGGGCCACCGCGGCTTCCACGTCATCATCCCCAAGAAGATCAACGGGCCCGTGGACAAGGTCGTGGGCAAGTCCAACAGGCTCGGCCTGGCCGTACGCGACGCCTTCGCGGAGGGCACCGGCCTGCCGTACTCGACCTACATCGGCCGCGATGCCCTGATCCACCGCAAGGACCTGGGCGGGCTCAACCTCTCCACGGTGCCGAAGGTCTTCATCGAGTCCGGCAACATGAGGAACGCGGTCGAGGCGGCCAAGTTCCAGGACCCGAAGTTCCGGCAGAAGATCGCGGTGGCGCTGGCGAACGGATTGCAGCACTATCTCGAAGCATGA
- a CDS encoding SDR family NAD(P)-dependent oxidoreductase: MHVLITGGSSGVGAATALAYAQSGARVTITYKSGADRAAEIVKRIEADGGEAAAVHLDLEDHTTIAPAVAQAGPVDALIANAVRWGTIMPNSIPFEDVPAAEWTAALHANVVGNALLAQAVLPEMRRRGFGRIVFVSSGAAEEGLPGPGPYGTAKMALHGMARALAWEAGRDGILVNVVVAGLTITGVSRPIPQSALDQIAARTPSRRLSTADDLAALIVFLGSAANRNVTGEFVRDGSNAGRSSHAL; the protein is encoded by the coding sequence ATGCATGTGCTCATCACCGGTGGTTCGTCGGGCGTCGGCGCCGCGACCGCGCTCGCGTACGCCCAATCGGGCGCGCGCGTCACGATCACCTACAAGTCCGGCGCGGATCGGGCGGCCGAGATCGTCAAGCGGATCGAGGCGGACGGCGGCGAGGCAGCGGCCGTCCACCTGGATCTGGAGGACCACACGACGATCGCGCCCGCCGTCGCCCAGGCCGGCCCGGTGGACGCGCTCATCGCGAACGCCGTCCGCTGGGGCACGATCATGCCCAACAGCATTCCTTTCGAGGACGTGCCCGCCGCGGAGTGGACGGCCGCCCTGCACGCCAACGTCGTCGGCAACGCCCTGCTCGCCCAAGCCGTGCTGCCCGAGATGAGGCGGCGCGGGTTCGGCAGGATCGTGTTCGTGTCGTCCGGGGCGGCCGAGGAGGGACTGCCGGGTCCCGGCCCGTACGGCACCGCGAAGATGGCCCTGCATGGCATGGCCCGCGCCCTGGCCTGGGAGGCCGGCAGGGACGGCATCCTGGTGAACGTGGTCGTCGCCGGCCTCACGATCACCGGCGTCTCCCGCCCCATCCCGCAGTCGGCCCTGGACCAGATCGCCGCCCGCACGCCCAGCCGCCGCCTGTCCACGGCCGACGACCTGGCCGCGCTGATCGTCTTCCTCGGCTCCGCCGCCAACCGCAACGTCACCGGGGAGTTCGTCCGTGACGGGTCCAATGCGGGCAGGTCATCCCACGCGCTGTGA
- a CDS encoding TetR/AcrR family transcriptional regulator: MTSGKSAETARPARRRLSVDRRREELMAAALELFSTRDAEDVSIDDVASAAGASRALVYHYFGGKQELYVAALKSAAEQLESRLRPQNGGRPLDELASGLKRYFDFVEEHAAGFAALLRGGPANRTGEIGEIVDGVRRRLFRLIQKQMGVEEPSPVLRTTLRSWIASVETAGLDWLEHRDIERPTLERMLVAQMAALLGVAATHDDDVAELLQRLG; this comes from the coding sequence GTGACAAGCGGGAAGTCAGCCGAGACGGCACGGCCGGCACGGCGCAGGCTCAGCGTCGACCGCCGTCGCGAGGAGCTCATGGCGGCCGCTCTGGAGCTGTTCAGCACCCGCGACGCGGAGGACGTCTCGATCGACGACGTGGCGTCGGCGGCAGGCGCCTCTCGAGCCTTGGTCTACCACTACTTCGGTGGCAAGCAGGAGCTCTACGTTGCCGCGCTGAAGAGCGCGGCGGAGCAGCTGGAGTCCCGGTTGCGTCCGCAGAACGGCGGCAGGCCGCTGGACGAGCTGGCCTCCGGGCTCAAGCGGTATTTCGACTTCGTCGAGGAGCACGCGGCCGGATTCGCGGCGCTGCTGCGCGGCGGCCCGGCCAACAGGACGGGCGAGATCGGCGAGATCGTGGACGGCGTGCGGCGGCGGCTTTTCCGCCTCATCCAGAAGCAAATGGGTGTCGAGGAGCCGAGCCCGGTGCTGCGCACGACGCTGCGGTCGTGGATCGCCTCTGTGGAGACGGCGGGTCTCGACTGGCTGGAGCATCGCGACATCGAGCGTCCGACGCTCGAGCGCATGCTTGTCGCCCAGATGGCGGCGCTGCTAGGGGTTGCCGCCACCCACGACGATGACGTGGCGGAGTTGCTGCAGCGTCTGGGGTGA
- the purM gene encoding phosphoribosylformylglycinamidine cyclo-ligase: MNTYEAAGVDIAAGERAVDLMKSKVARSRRPEVVDDASGFAGLFDASALLRYQRPLLATSTDGVGTKVMIAQQYGKHDTIGIDLVGMVLDDLVVCGAEPLFMTDYIACGKVVPERVAEIVGGVAEGCRLAGAALVGGETAEHPGAMGPDEYDLAGAGTGVVEASAMLGPSLVQEGDVVLGLASSGVHSNGYSLVRHILREASLSLDTVPAELERPLGEELLEPTRIYSLDCLELARTGTVHAFAHITGGGIEGNVSRSLPGHLDALLDRSSWTPPPIFGLLAGHGRVAQKDMDRTFNLGVGMAAIVAPDAADAAIRLLGDRGLPAWVMGEVVPGTGHARYR; this comes from the coding sequence GTGAATACGTACGAGGCCGCGGGGGTCGACATCGCCGCCGGTGAGCGGGCCGTCGACCTCATGAAGAGCAAGGTGGCGCGCTCGCGGCGGCCCGAGGTGGTCGACGACGCCAGCGGCTTCGCCGGCCTGTTCGACGCCTCGGCCCTGCTGCGATACCAGCGGCCGCTGCTTGCCACCTCCACCGACGGCGTGGGCACCAAGGTCATGATCGCCCAGCAGTACGGCAAGCACGACACCATCGGCATCGACCTGGTGGGCATGGTCCTGGACGATCTCGTGGTCTGCGGAGCCGAGCCGCTGTTCATGACCGACTACATCGCCTGCGGCAAGGTGGTGCCCGAGCGCGTCGCCGAAATCGTCGGCGGCGTGGCCGAAGGCTGCCGCCTGGCCGGAGCCGCGCTCGTGGGCGGCGAGACGGCCGAGCACCCGGGCGCGATGGGGCCGGACGAATACGACCTGGCGGGAGCCGGCACGGGAGTCGTGGAGGCGTCCGCCATGCTCGGGCCCTCCCTCGTCCAGGAAGGCGACGTGGTGCTGGGGCTCGCCTCCTCCGGCGTGCACTCCAACGGCTACTCGCTGGTTCGCCACATCCTGCGCGAGGCCTCGCTGTCGCTCGACACGGTGCCGGCCGAGCTGGAGCGGCCGCTGGGTGAGGAGCTGCTCGAGCCGACCCGCATATATTCGCTCGACTGCCTGGAGCTGGCCCGTACGGGCACGGTCCACGCTTTCGCGCACATCACGGGTGGCGGGATCGAGGGCAACGTGTCCCGCTCACTCCCCGGGCACCTGGACGCCTTGCTCGACCGCTCCTCCTGGACGCCGCCCCCGATCTTCGGCCTGCTGGCCGGGCATGGGCGGGTGGCCCAGAAGGACATGGACCGCACCTTCAACCTAGGGGTCGGCATGGCGGCCATCGTCGCCCCTGACGCCGCCGACGCCGCGATCCGCCTCCTCGGCGACCGCGGCCTGCCCGCCTGGGTCATGGGCGAAGTCGTCCCAGGCACCGGCCACGCCCGCTACCGCTGA
- a CDS encoding alpha/beta fold hydrolase, with the protein MDIPEVRHGFVDVDGVRVFYREAGPRDALPLLLLHGFPSASHQYRRLMDALGDRYRLIAPDYPGFGHTQAPDGFVYSFDRLADVVEGFVRAIGLERFVWYAFDFGGPVGFRVATRHPEWIAALIVQNANAYDEGLSDIARKTIGAPPEELFTLPVTRSQYEDGTADPSLIAPDGWTLDQHFLDLPGRKQAQLALALDYRSNLELYPAWQAWLREHRPPTLVLWGRGDAIFLEAGAHAYRRDVPEAEVHVFDTGHFALEEKLPEIAPLIAGFLSRQS; encoded by the coding sequence ATGGACATTCCCGAGGTGCGGCACGGGTTCGTGGACGTGGACGGCGTGCGAGTCTTCTACCGGGAGGCAGGGCCGCGGGACGCGCTGCCGCTGCTGTTGCTGCACGGCTTCCCGTCCGCCTCACACCAATACAGGCGGCTGATGGACGCGCTGGGCGACCGCTACCGGCTGATCGCGCCCGACTATCCGGGGTTCGGGCACACGCAGGCGCCCGACGGCTTCGTCTACTCCTTCGACCGGCTCGCCGACGTGGTCGAGGGGTTCGTGCGAGCGATCGGGCTCGAGCGGTTCGTGTGGTACGCGTTCGACTTCGGCGGCCCGGTGGGCTTCCGGGTCGCCACCCGGCATCCCGAGTGGATCGCCGCCCTGATCGTGCAGAACGCCAACGCCTACGACGAGGGGCTCTCCGACATCGCACGCAAGACCATCGGTGCCCCGCCAGAGGAGCTGTTCACCTTGCCGGTCACACGGAGCCAGTACGAGGACGGCACGGCCGACCCGTCACTGATCGCGCCCGACGGATGGACACTCGACCAGCACTTCCTGGATCTGCCCGGACGCAAGCAGGCACAACTGGCGCTCGCGCTCGACTACCGGTCGAACCTGGAGCTGTATCCCGCCTGGCAGGCATGGCTCCGCGAGCACCGCCCGCCCACGCTGGTGCTCTGGGGGCGGGGAGACGCGATCTTCCTGGAGGCCGGCGCGCACGCGTACCGGCGCGACGTGCCCGAGGCCGAGGTGCATGTGTTCGACACCGGGCATTTCGCGCTGGAGGAGAAACTTCCAGAGATCGCCCCGCTCATCGCCGGATTCCTTTCCCGGCAATCGTGA
- a CDS encoding LacI family DNA-binding transcriptional regulator — protein sequence MSGPPVNTSTIAELREVDALPRPRPTIRNVAERAGVSKSLVSLVLRGSPHVSEHRRQAVLQAARELGYRPNAVARSLVEGRTHLVGALVADLHNPFYAEFLDGLQESLHGDGLRMLIGNSQWDPAFEDEAVEAFLELRVDGLVLLGIPPTSETLIEATAYTPTVVVGERDIELDGVDIVVDDDQLGARLAIDHLVELGHKRIAHIEGPRSSRCEGYLVAMRRHSLAPYIMVEAANSSEDGGREAAMALLTRDPRPTAIFAANDVVALGVLSAASELGLTVPDDLSVVGYDNTHLSASRHISLTSVDQPRRAMGRSAAALLSDRIGEPAKGARMREVRPELIVRRSTGQAKTE from the coding sequence ATGTCAGGACCGCCCGTCAACACTTCAACCATCGCTGAGCTCAGAGAGGTAGATGCCCTGCCTCGGCCCAGACCGACCATCCGCAACGTCGCCGAACGAGCCGGCGTCTCGAAATCGCTGGTCTCACTCGTGCTACGCGGATCCCCGCACGTGAGTGAGCACCGGCGCCAGGCGGTGCTGCAGGCCGCCCGCGAGCTCGGCTACCGGCCGAACGCGGTCGCACGCAGCCTGGTCGAAGGCCGTACACACCTCGTCGGCGCGCTCGTCGCCGACCTGCACAACCCGTTCTATGCCGAGTTCCTCGACGGCCTGCAGGAGAGCCTGCACGGCGACGGCCTGCGCATGCTGATCGGGAACAGCCAGTGGGATCCGGCGTTCGAGGACGAGGCCGTGGAGGCCTTCCTCGAGCTCAGGGTCGACGGGCTGGTCCTGCTGGGCATCCCGCCGACCAGCGAGACGCTGATCGAGGCCACCGCCTACACGCCGACCGTCGTCGTCGGGGAACGTGACATCGAGCTCGACGGCGTCGACATCGTGGTCGACGACGATCAGCTCGGCGCCCGCCTGGCCATCGACCACCTGGTCGAGCTCGGCCACAAGCGCATCGCGCACATCGAGGGCCCGCGCTCGTCGCGCTGCGAGGGATATCTCGTGGCGATGCGCAGGCACTCGCTGGCGCCGTACATCATGGTCGAGGCCGCGAACTCCTCCGAGGACGGCGGCCGGGAGGCGGCGATGGCGCTGCTGACCCGCGACCCCAGGCCCACGGCGATCTTCGCCGCCAATGACGTGGTCGCGCTCGGCGTGCTGTCAGCCGCGAGCGAACTGGGCCTGACCGTGCCGGATGACCTCTCCGTGGTGGGGTACGACAACACGCACCTGTCGGCCTCCCGGCACATTTCGCTGACCTCGGTCGACCAGCCCCGCCGCGCGATGGGCAGGTCGGCAGCCGCGCTGCTGAGCGATCGGATCGGAGAACCCGCCAAGGGCGCCCGCATGCGTGAGGTCCGCCCCGAGCTGATCGTCCGCCGCAGCACCGGGCAGGCCAAGACCGAATGA
- a CDS encoding DUF3073 domain-containing protein has protein sequence MGRGRAKAKQVKVARQLKYNSGGTDLDRLRDELGVGDSSRSDDADDLNDELADRYADYADDYDTGDDDDSRPSGRR, from the coding sequence ATGGGGCGCGGCCGAGCAAAGGCCAAGCAGGTCAAGGTTGCTCGCCAGCTGAAGTACAACAGCGGTGGCACGGATCTTGACCGTCTTCGCGACGAACTCGGGGTCGGAGACTCCAGCCGCAGTGACGACGCCGACGACCTCAACGATGAGCTGGCGGATCGCTATGCCGATTACGCCGATGACTATGACACCGGAGACGACGACGATAGCCGTCCGTCCGGCCGTCGATAG